From the Rhodospirillaceae bacterium genome, one window contains:
- a CDS encoding response regulator: protein MAQKILIVEDNELNMKLFNDLLQAHGYETVQTHDGREALDLAREHEPDLILMDIQLPEISGLEVTKMLKADDELKAIPVIAVTAFAMKGDEEKIREGGCEGYIAKPISVPNLLETINKFLN, encoded by the coding sequence ATGGCGCAAAAGATATTGATTGTTGAGGATAACGAACTCAACATGAAACTATTTAACGATCTATTGCAGGCGCATGGCTATGAAACGGTGCAGACCCACGATGGGCGTGAGGCACTAGATTTGGCGCGTGAGCATGAACCAGATCTTATCTTGATGGACATCCAATTGCCGGAGATTTCGGGACTGGAAGTCACAAAAATGTTGAAGGCCGATGATGAGTTAAAGGCAATCCCGGTTATTGCAGTCACCGCGTTCGCAATGAAAGGCGACGAGGAAAAAATCCGCGAAGGTGGATGCGAAGGCTATATTGCCAAGCCCATATCTGTTCCAAATTTGCTAGAGACAATTAACAAATTTCTGAACTAG
- a CDS encoding glycosyltransferase family 2 protein — translation MALSESGKNSPDPQTVPPKVAVVIPSYKVSRHIIGVVDGIGPECHAIYVIDDGCPEKSGKLIAENINSDRVTVLYNETNQGVGGAVMTGYRQAMADGADIIVKVDGDGQMNPALINKLIGPIISGVADYCKGNRFYNPSDLREMPKIRLVGNALLSFMTKVSSGYWNSFDPTNGFTAIHAKVAEQLPMEKIAKRYFFESDMLFHLNVMRAVVSDFPMSAKYGDEVSNLKIMNVIGEFLCRNISNTFKRIIYSYFLRNFSVASIEVVLGPLLILFGAVFGGYQWWLSSTTGVTATTGSVMIAALPIIVGMQLFLSFLNFDILNEPREPLHPRL, via the coding sequence ATGGCGTTGTCTGAGTCCGGAAAAAATAGCCCCGATCCCCAAACGGTGCCTCCTAAGGTTGCTGTTGTAATTCCTTCGTATAAGGTCAGCCGGCATATCATTGGGGTCGTGGACGGGATTGGACCTGAATGTCACGCGATTTATGTGATTGATGATGGGTGTCCGGAAAAGAGCGGCAAGCTCATTGCTGAAAATATAAACTCAGATAGGGTTACAGTCTTATATAACGAGACAAATCAAGGCGTTGGTGGGGCCGTTATGACCGGTTACCGCCAAGCCATGGCCGATGGCGCGGACATAATTGTTAAAGTCGATGGTGACGGGCAGATGAATCCAGCACTGATTAACAAACTAATCGGCCCAATAATCTCAGGCGTTGCAGACTACTGTAAGGGTAATCGCTTTTATAACCCGAGTGACCTTCGTGAAATGCCCAAAATTAGGCTTGTCGGCAACGCCTTGCTATCGTTTATGACCAAGGTTTCCAGTGGATATTGGAACTCATTCGACCCGACGAATGGATTTACCGCAATTCACGCCAAGGTGGCGGAGCAATTGCCGATGGAAAAAATTGCCAAGCGCTATTTCTTTGAATCCGACATGCTATTTCATTTGAATGTCATGCGGGCCGTCGTTTCCGACTTTCCGATGTCAGCCAAGTACGGTGATGAAGTCAGCAATTTGAAAATTATGAACGTGATCGGCGAATTCCTGTGTCGGAATATCAGCAACACATTTAAGCGAATTATTTATAGTTATTTTCTCAGAAATTTTTCCGTTGCTTCTATTGAGGTTGTCTTGGGGCCGCTTCTGATCTTGTTTGGCGCTGTGTTCGGGGGCTATCAATGGTGGCTTTCTTCGACAACGGGTGTAACGGCGACAACCGGCTCTGTCATGATTGCAGCCTTACCAATTATTGTCGGAATGCAGCTTTTTCTATCGTTTTTAAATTTTGACATCCTAAATGAACCACGGGAACCTTTGCATCCGAGACTATAG
- the plsY gene encoding glycerol-3-phosphate 1-O-acyltransferase PlsY produces the protein MFVDDQQLLLFYAVSVLGGYLLGSVPFGLLITKIAGQEDIRNIGSGNIGATNVLRTGKKGLAAATLLLDGGKGAVAALAFAMLGVDMGLIAGLAAVIGHNFPIWLKFKGGKGVATTLGVLIATSWPVGLLCILTWLGTAAIFRYSSLAALVSLAASPVYMYYLDDLHHVWMAAVLAALSIVRHHENIRRLATGEESKIGKKKE, from the coding sequence ATGTTCGTTGACGATCAGCAGTTACTTTTATTTTATGCTGTTTCGGTACTTGGCGGCTATCTTCTAGGCTCCGTTCCATTCGGCCTGCTGATCACAAAGATCGCCGGGCAAGAAGACATCCGCAATATTGGATCGGGTAACATTGGCGCAACCAATGTTCTTCGAACCGGCAAGAAGGGCTTAGCTGCGGCAACACTGTTGTTAGACGGCGGCAAGGGGGCGGTTGCCGCCTTAGCCTTCGCTATGCTGGGCGTCGATATGGGGCTGATCGCCGGACTGGCTGCTGTCATCGGTCACAATTTCCCGATTTGGCTGAAATTCAAAGGCGGCAAGGGCGTCGCGACGACCTTGGGTGTTCTCATCGCGACCTCGTGGCCTGTCGGGCTTTTGTGCATCTTAACGTGGTTGGGGACAGCTGCAATTTTCCGCTATTCATCACTTGCGGCCTTGGTATCTTTGGCAGCGTCGCCCGTTTATATGTACTATTTAGACGATCTTCATCACGTATGGATGGCGGCTGTTCTCGCTGCTCTTTCTATTGTTCGTCATCATGAAAACATTCGCCGATTGGCCACCGGTGAAGAAAGTAAGATCGGCAAGAAAAAAGAATAA
- the rnr gene encoding ribonuclease R — translation MPSPPKRQRFPSKKEILTYIQENPNKVGKRDIARAFGLIGSQRVKLKDILREMKTEGLIAQGRGRRFAEKGTLPDVTVLTVIGPDKDGDVLAKPKDWNEEGEPPLIYLAPHRQAPGPGDLVLAKLKKLKDGTYEASVMHRIGGAERRDSVLGVFEMVKGQGRLRPTDRRQRYEFFIACGDDGDAKPGELVRAEVIPGKQLGLRQARVLERLGDTQGAKSVSLIALHERDIPIDFSDGALAQAEKAKAAPHKGRDDLRKIPLVTIDGADARDFDDAVWAEPDDSQNNPGGWHLIVAIADVAWYVRPGDDLDRSAYERGNSVYFPDRVVPMLPEVLSNGWCSLRPNEDRPCLAAHMWIDANGRLLKHKFIRATLCSAARLTYEQVQAARDGNPDDATGPLMESVINPLYGAFEALLKDRSKRGVLELDLPERQIHVDDEGTVTGVSIRQRFESHKLIEEFMIAANVAAAETLEKQKQPCMYRIHNEPTLDKLEALRQFLDGIGINFAKGQKIMPDHFNDILEKVADTPNANMVNTVVLRSQSQAEYSPNNIGHFGLALHRYCHFTSPIRRYSDLLVHRALIEGGGLGAGNIGDKFGDFENIGEHLSDTERRAAQAERDAVDRFSAAFLADRVGAEFPARINGVTRFGLFITLEETGADGLIPIRDLPDDYYIHDEAHHMLRGRQNKREFRLGQTLRVVLMEATPLTGGLIFRLSEPGTEKIRKLPPRGKPHKKSRGKSKASRRRGRADSKK, via the coding sequence GTGCCTTCGCCCCCCAAGCGCCAGCGTTTCCCATCTAAAAAGGAAATTCTTACCTATATCCAAGAGAACCCGAACAAAGTCGGCAAGCGCGATATTGCGCGCGCCTTCGGCCTTATTGGATCACAACGGGTAAAGCTAAAAGACATCCTGCGCGAAATGAAAACGGAAGGTCTTATTGCCCAAGGACGCGGCAGAAGATTTGCTGAAAAGGGAACCTTGCCGGATGTCACGGTCCTAACCGTCATTGGACCTGACAAAGACGGTGACGTTTTGGCGAAACCTAAAGACTGGAACGAAGAGGGCGAGCCGCCGCTGATTTATCTGGCCCCCCATCGCCAAGCGCCAGGGCCTGGTGATCTAGTATTGGCGAAACTCAAAAAGCTTAAAGACGGCACCTACGAAGCCAGCGTCATGCATCGCATTGGCGGGGCCGAGCGCCGCGATAGCGTCTTGGGCGTATTTGAAATGGTGAAGGGTCAGGGTCGCCTGCGCCCCACCGATCGCCGACAACGATATGAATTTTTTATCGCCTGCGGCGACGATGGCGATGCCAAGCCAGGTGAACTGGTCCGCGCCGAAGTTATCCCCGGAAAACAGTTGGGACTCCGCCAAGCCCGAGTCCTGGAACGCCTGGGCGACACACAAGGTGCAAAATCGGTCAGCCTGATCGCCCTCCACGAACGCGACATCCCAATTGATTTTTCCGATGGTGCCTTGGCGCAAGCGGAAAAGGCAAAGGCCGCGCCTCACAAAGGACGGGACGACCTGCGTAAAATTCCGCTCGTCACCATTGATGGTGCCGATGCGCGGGATTTCGACGATGCGGTCTGGGCCGAACCTGATGACTCTCAAAACAACCCCGGCGGCTGGCACCTGATCGTCGCCATTGCCGATGTGGCTTGGTACGTTCGACCGGGGGATGATTTGGACCGGAGTGCATATGAGCGGGGAAATTCGGTTTATTTTCCGGACCGGGTCGTTCCCATGCTGCCAGAGGTCCTTTCGAACGGTTGGTGTTCACTGCGCCCGAACGAGGACCGTCCCTGTCTGGCGGCTCATATGTGGATTGATGCGAACGGACGACTTCTCAAGCACAAGTTTATCCGCGCCACGCTCTGCTCCGCCGCGCGACTGACCTATGAGCAGGTTCAGGCGGCCAGAGACGGTAACCCGGACGATGCGACTGGCCCGTTGATGGAGAGCGTCATAAACCCCCTCTACGGCGCTTTTGAGGCCTTGTTAAAAGATCGCTCCAAACGCGGCGTACTCGAACTCGACCTTCCCGAACGTCAAATTCACGTGGATGATGAAGGCACAGTGACCGGGGTTTCCATTCGGCAGCGTTTCGAGTCCCATAAATTGATCGAAGAATTCATGATTGCCGCCAACGTCGCGGCTGCAGAAACGTTGGAAAAACAGAAACAACCCTGCATGTACCGCATCCACAACGAACCCACGTTAGATAAGCTGGAAGCGTTAAGGCAGTTCTTGGATGGTATTGGCATCAACTTTGCCAAAGGTCAGAAGATCATGCCAGACCACTTCAATGACATTTTGGAAAAAGTCGCGGATACACCGAACGCTAACATGGTCAACACGGTGGTCCTACGGAGCCAGTCCCAGGCCGAGTACTCACCCAACAACATCGGGCATTTTGGCTTGGCGCTTCATCGGTATTGTCACTTCACCTCCCCCATCCGGCGCTATTCAGACTTGTTGGTTCATCGGGCACTAATCGAAGGGGGCGGGCTTGGCGCTGGAAATATTGGTGATAAATTTGGTGACTTCGAAAATATCGGCGAGCACCTGTCTGATACCGAGCGCCGTGCAGCACAGGCTGAACGCGACGCCGTAGACCGTTTTAGTGCTGCATTTTTAGCAGATCGCGTGGGCGCAGAATTCCCAGCCCGAATTAACGGCGTCACACGGTTCGGATTATTCATCACCCTGGAGGAGACCGGTGCCGACGGTTTGATCCCGATCAGGGACTTACCAGACGACTATTATATTCACGACGAAGCCCATCATATGTTGCGCGGACGGCAGAATAAGCGCGAATTTCGGTTGGGCCAAACCTTGCGAGTCGTCCTGATGGAAGCGACCCCGCTTACCGGCGGCCTGATTTTTAGGCTCTCAGAGCCAGGGACCGAAAAAATCAGAAAACTGCCCCCCCGTGGGAAGCCACATAAAAAATCACGTGGAAAATCAAAGGCTTCTCGTCGACGCGGCCGAGCGGATTCTAAAAAATAA
- a CDS encoding Crp/Fnr family transcriptional regulator: MPDNTPKVLTGIKLLQDVPPAALAEVETHCRYKKFAAGEQIFDRHAQTKDIFFVVKGKVRVVNYSFSGREVTLDDVTDGQQFGELAAIDGEPRSASVMALTDCLIVVMPSSRFLALLEEIPALALAIMQHLCRLVRFSTERIMDLSTLGANNRVHVDLLRLAQASDEFDGIQNQVILKPIPVHGDIASRVSTTRETVARVMNDLARKGIVERTKNSLIIHDLEQLEGLVEEVQG; the protein is encoded by the coding sequence GTGCCGGATAATACGCCGAAGGTCCTGACGGGCATAAAGTTGCTGCAAGACGTCCCGCCTGCGGCGTTGGCCGAGGTCGAGACCCATTGCCGCTACAAAAAATTTGCCGCCGGCGAACAAATCTTTGACCGTCACGCCCAGACCAAGGATATCTTCTTCGTGGTTAAGGGGAAGGTTCGGGTGGTGAATTATTCATTTTCCGGGCGCGAAGTAACTCTGGACGACGTGACCGATGGCCAACAGTTTGGTGAGTTGGCGGCGATTGATGGCGAGCCGCGGTCAGCCAGTGTTATGGCACTTACCGATTGCCTGATCGTTGTTATGCCCTCCAGCAGGTTCTTGGCCTTATTGGAAGAAATTCCGGCACTCGCTCTGGCTATTATGCAGCACTTGTGCCGCCTTGTTCGGTTTTCAACGGAACGGATTATGGATTTGAGCACCCTGGGTGCCAATAACCGCGTTCATGTGGATTTATTGCGATTGGCACAGGCAAGTGACGAGTTCGACGGCATCCAAAACCAAGTTATTTTAAAACCGATCCCTGTGCATGGTGACATCGCGAGCCGGGTTAGCACCACGCGGGAGACTGTGGCCCGGGTGATGAATGATTTGGCCCGTAAGGGCATTGTAGAGCGCACGAAAAACTCCCTAATCATTCATGACTTAGAACAATTAGAGGGCTTAGTAGAGGAAGTTCAGGGGTAG
- a CDS encoding S41 family peptidase encodes MRGNHTNWSGLLLVLTAGVLAACAQMQQPPVVDKSPVPYKQATEMFLAGYTHIAEKYIEKIPASQMAMEGIRGLGSIDPALTVKRVDDKIFLPTSDPEEEPNYFDAPADNDIKGWADLTVKIWSEGRKASPELFNSSPEKLYEAVFDGALSKLDIYSRYSGLKEATRNRARREGFGGIGIRFKVSSKSVRITRIIKKTPAARSGLLVGDLILRVGSIPVVGLSSRDVSDQLRGRIDSKVKLTISRGSEPTPRIFLLERHLIVAPTVKAKINDGIVFMKISGFNQQTSRDLAKKMQHLRNVHGHKIRGVVLDLRGNPGGLLNQAIKIADLFLDHGKIVSTRGRHPESIQYYEAGGRDIARGLPLILLMDGRSASSSEVLAAALQDQGRAVIIGTTSFGKGTVQTVIRMPNNGEITLTWSRLYSPAGYVLHGLGLRPSFCTSGSGEMKNKDLFASIADEKLVRQAFKSWRNTGIYKQAQRSKLRASCPAERRKKAVEVRAARNLLNNVELYARALALAAFDAKKPVEEAIKAPKQNITNAPQ; translated from the coding sequence ATGAGGGGAAATCATACGAACTGGTCTGGTTTACTGTTGGTACTGACGGCGGGGGTCCTTGCGGCTTGCGCCCAAATGCAGCAACCACCCGTCGTAGATAAGTCCCCTGTTCCGTACAAACAAGCGACCGAAATGTTCCTAGCCGGATATACCCATATCGCGGAAAAATATATTGAAAAAATCCCGGCGTCTCAAATGGCGATGGAAGGCATACGGGGTCTTGGGTCCATCGACCCAGCACTGACGGTAAAAAGGGTCGACGATAAAATTTTCTTGCCCACGTCGGATCCAGAGGAAGAGCCAAATTACTTCGATGCGCCGGCCGACAACGACATAAAGGGATGGGCGGATCTGACCGTAAAAATTTGGTCAGAGGGGCGCAAAGCTTCTCCAGAACTTTTTAATTCCTCACCAGAAAAACTGTACGAAGCGGTTTTCGACGGCGCGCTGTCAAAACTAGATATCTATTCGCGGTACTCCGGTCTTAAAGAAGCGACTCGCAACCGCGCCCGTCGTGAAGGCTTCGGCGGTATTGGTATTCGTTTTAAGGTTTCAAGCAAGTCCGTCCGCATCACCCGGATCATCAAAAAGACCCCCGCGGCACGCTCTGGTCTGCTTGTTGGTGACCTAATTCTCCGCGTCGGCTCCATCCCCGTTGTTGGGCTTTCATCGCGTGATGTTTCTGACCAACTACGCGGTCGAATTGATAGCAAGGTCAAATTGACCATCTCACGCGGGTCAGAACCCACACCGAGAATCTTCCTTCTCGAACGACACTTGATTGTTGCGCCAACGGTCAAAGCCAAAATTAATGACGGCATCGTGTTTATGAAAATCTCGGGCTTTAATCAGCAAACATCTCGCGACCTCGCCAAGAAAATGCAACACCTGCGAAATGTTCACGGACATAAAATCAGAGGTGTCGTCTTAGATCTTCGGGGCAACCCCGGCGGCCTTTTAAATCAGGCGATCAAGATTGCCGATTTATTTCTTGATCACGGCAAAATCGTTAGCACCAGAGGTCGACACCCGGAAAGCATTCAATATTACGAAGCCGGCGGGCGCGATATTGCCCGTGGATTACCGCTGATCCTTCTCATGGACGGAAGATCAGCATCTTCGTCAGAGGTCCTGGCTGCTGCGCTGCAAGATCAGGGACGCGCTGTGATCATCGGCACGACATCTTTTGGCAAAGGCACAGTCCAAACTGTCATTCGAATGCCTAACAATGGCGAAATCACCCTCACGTGGTCACGCCTTTATTCTCCCGCAGGCTACGTCCTGCATGGCCTGGGCTTGCGACCGAGTTTCTGCACCAGTGGAAGCGGTGAAATGAAGAACAAGGATTTATTTGCGTCGATCGCTGATGAGAAATTAGTTCGCCAAGCCTTTAAATCTTGGCGAAACACGGGAATTTATAAGCAAGCTCAACGTTCAAAGCTCCGCGCCAGTTGTCCTGCTGAAAGACGCAAGAAAGCGGTTGAAGTCCGCGCCGCGCGGAACTTGCTCAACAATGTTGAACTCTACGCTCGAGCGCTGGCATTGGCAGCTTTTGATGCTAAAAAACCCGTGGAAGAAGCGATCAAGGCACCAAAACAAAACATCACCAATGCTCCTCAGTAA
- the dprA gene encoding DNA-protecting protein DprA translates to MNETSPKALSAAEKLNWLRLIRSTNVGPFTFFKLLDRFGTASAALDALPDLAKRGGAKRQIKISAKAEAEREIEALEKIGGKFVAYGEADYPPLLAHTEGAPPLLTIRGHTHLLSKRAVAVVGARNASLNARNFARKISADLGAGGLLVVSGMARGIDTAAHEGALETGTVAVLGGGVDVIYPKENQDLYDQLVQSGVVLSEMPPGTKPIARHFPQRNRIISGMSRGVVVVEASPRSGSLITARLAAEQGREVFAVPGSPLDPRASGANKLIRNGATLTESAQDVLESLNDLFSKPLSEGEPIDFSGVSPSPPDENEISKARSVIKENLGPSAVSVDEIIRNCQFSPAVVAMVLLELELAGRLERHPGNRVSLIQEL, encoded by the coding sequence ATGAACGAAACGTCACCCAAAGCCCTGTCTGCGGCTGAAAAGCTGAATTGGTTGCGCCTAATCCGTAGCACCAACGTGGGACCATTTACGTTTTTTAAGCTGCTGGACCGGTTCGGCACAGCGTCTGCTGCCCTTGATGCCTTGCCGGACCTTGCCAAACGCGGTGGCGCAAAAAGACAGATTAAAATCTCCGCAAAGGCCGAGGCCGAGCGGGAGATTGAGGCCCTCGAAAAAATCGGCGGTAAGTTCGTTGCCTATGGTGAAGCCGACTACCCGCCCTTGCTGGCTCATACCGAAGGGGCGCCGCCATTACTCACGATCAGAGGGCACACGCATCTTCTTTCCAAACGCGCCGTTGCGGTGGTCGGTGCGCGCAATGCATCTCTAAATGCCCGTAATTTTGCCCGCAAGATATCTGCTGACTTAGGCGCGGGCGGCTTGCTTGTTGTCTCCGGCATGGCGCGAGGCATCGATACTGCTGCCCACGAGGGTGCGTTGGAAACAGGCACTGTCGCCGTCTTAGGGGGCGGCGTAGACGTGATCTACCCCAAGGAAAACCAAGACCTCTACGATCAGTTGGTTCAATCCGGAGTGGTGTTAAGCGAAATGCCGCCTGGAACCAAACCAATTGCCAGACACTTCCCGCAACGCAACCGAATTATTTCAGGAATGTCCCGGGGCGTGGTCGTGGTCGAAGCATCGCCGAGGTCAGGTTCCCTCATCACTGCCCGATTAGCGGCCGAACAAGGCCGTGAAGTTTTCGCCGTTCCGGGCTCGCCTTTGGACCCAAGAGCCAGCGGCGCCAACAAACTTATCCGAAATGGCGCGACATTGACCGAATCTGCCCAAGACGTGTTGGAGTCCCTAAATGACCTATTTTCCAAGCCCCTTAGCGAAGGAGAACCCATTGATTTCTCTGGCGTTTCTCCATCTCCACCCGACGAGAATGAGATTTCAAAAGCACGCAGCGTTATAAAAGAAAATCTCGGTCCGAGTGCTGTTAGTGTTGACGAAATCATTCGGAACTGCCAATTCTCCCCCGCCGTGGTTGCCATGGTGCTGCTGGAATTGGAGTTAGCAGGGCGTTTGGAACGCCATCCAGGCAACCGGGTTTCGCTAATTCAGGAGCTATGA
- the rpmG gene encoding 50S ribosomal protein L33 has translation MAKPSTILIKLVSTADTGFYYVTKKNPRTSTEKMEFRKYDPVARKHVMFKEAKIK, from the coding sequence ATGGCGAAACCAAGTACCATTCTCATTAAGCTGGTCAGCACTGCGGACACGGGCTTTTATTACGTGACCAAGAAAAATCCTCGGACATCTACTGAAAAAATGGAATTTCGGAAGTATGATCCGGTGGCACGCAAGCATGTCATGTTCAAGGAAGCGAAGATCAAGTAA
- the topA gene encoding type I DNA topoisomerase produces MDVVIVESPAKAKTINKYLGDGYKVLASYGHIRDLPSKDGSVRPDDDFAMDWEVDPKSNKHLKEITAALKGADHLYLATDPDREGEAISWHMQEVLEKKRVLKGIDIKRVVFNEITKSAILEAFKHPRDLDRELVDAYLARRALDYLVGFNLSPVLWRKLPGSRSAGRVQSVALRLICDRETEIELFRPQEYWTVTADFNNAADKKFTANLTHLDGTKLDKMSLTDEAKAKNAVAAIEAGDFSIAKVERKQSRRNPAAPFTTSTLQQEAARKLYFGAKRTMQVAQKLYEGINLGGETVGLITYMRTDGVTIAASAIDDCRKVIGQQYGDNYVPKSPRVYKTKAKNAQEAHEAVRPTDVSRLPKDIASYLDDDQRKLYDLIWKRTVASQMEAAVLDQVGADIKANGTILRATGSVIAFDGFYKLYREGIDDSDDKDGERILPDLKEGEKVERLKVDPEQHFTQPPPRFSEASLVKRLEELGIGRPSTYASIISVLQDRNYVVIDKRRFIPEDRGRLVTAFLSSFFPRYVEFNFTAELENQLDDISGGRIEWKSVLKDFWKLFSASVDETKELRVRDVLNALDDLLGPHFFPEVEGGKDTRICPTCNEGRLNLKLGKFGAFIGCANYPECKFTRPLVVDTGEEGDATNAGPVLLGKHPELDLDVTLRKGPYGHYVQLGEEVVVDKKKKKPKRSSLAKNMDPASVDLEKALALLSLPRDVGLHPESGKMIAAAIGPFGPYLRHDSLFYSIKGDDDDVLTVGLNRAVTIIADAPKKVPPKTLGEHPKDKKPVTQRKGRWGPFVQHGKIRANIPKDVDADTITLEEALKLIAAKTKGGKKAPAKKAAAKKKTPAKKKTAKKKPAKSSAASSD; encoded by the coding sequence ATGGACGTTGTCATTGTAGAATCGCCGGCCAAGGCAAAGACGATAAATAAGTACCTTGGTGACGGCTATAAGGTGCTGGCCAGTTATGGCCACATCCGAGACCTGCCCTCGAAGGACGGCTCAGTTCGTCCGGACGACGATTTTGCCATGGATTGGGAAGTCGATCCAAAATCCAATAAGCATCTCAAGGAAATCACCGCAGCCCTTAAAGGCGCTGACCACCTATATCTTGCGACTGACCCGGACCGCGAAGGAGAAGCGATTTCCTGGCACATGCAGGAAGTGCTGGAAAAAAAGCGGGTCCTGAAAGGCATCGATATTAAACGGGTGGTGTTCAACGAAATTACCAAGTCAGCCATTCTCGAAGCATTTAAACATCCCCGCGACCTGGACCGTGAACTTGTCGATGCGTACCTTGCGCGCCGTGCGCTGGATTATCTCGTCGGGTTTAATCTATCGCCGGTTTTATGGCGGAAGCTTCCGGGCAGCAGGTCTGCTGGAAGAGTTCAGTCCGTCGCCTTACGCTTGATCTGTGATCGGGAGACAGAGATTGAGCTTTTCCGCCCGCAGGAATACTGGACGGTTACCGCAGACTTTAATAATGCTGCCGACAAAAAATTCACCGCCAATCTGACCCACCTTGATGGAACCAAGCTAGACAAGATGTCGCTGACCGATGAAGCAAAAGCGAAAAACGCTGTTGCCGCCATTGAGGCAGGTGATTTCTCCATCGCTAAGGTCGAGCGCAAGCAATCCCGGCGCAACCCTGCAGCCCCCTTCACCACATCCACTCTACAACAAGAAGCAGCCCGTAAACTTTACTTTGGTGCCAAGCGCACCATGCAGGTGGCACAGAAGCTTTATGAAGGCATTAATCTTGGTGGCGAGACCGTGGGCCTAATTACTTACATGCGGACCGATGGCGTCACGATTGCCGCGAGTGCGATTGACGATTGCCGCAAGGTGATCGGCCAACAGTATGGCGACAACTACGTGCCGAAATCGCCCCGTGTCTATAAGACCAAGGCGAAAAATGCTCAAGAAGCTCACGAAGCTGTCCGTCCAACTGACGTGAGCAGGCTGCCTAAGGACATTGCTTCTTACTTAGATGATGACCAGCGCAAGCTCTACGACCTGATCTGGAAACGGACCGTCGCCAGCCAAATGGAAGCCGCTGTGTTGGATCAAGTCGGCGCGGACATTAAAGCGAATGGCACAATTTTACGCGCGACAGGTTCTGTCATTGCCTTCGATGGTTTTTATAAGCTTTACCGTGAAGGCATCGACGATAGTGACGACAAGGACGGCGAGCGCATTTTGCCTGACCTTAAAGAAGGCGAAAAGGTCGAGCGTTTAAAGGTTGACCCTGAACAACACTTCACCCAACCGCCACCGCGTTTTTCAGAAGCCAGCCTTGTGAAGCGACTTGAAGAACTGGGCATTGGCCGTCCTTCCACATACGCGTCGATCATATCTGTTCTTCAAGACCGGAACTATGTCGTCATCGACAAACGCCGGTTTATTCCTGAAGATAGAGGACGCTTGGTTACAGCTTTTCTTTCCAGTTTCTTCCCGCGCTACGTTGAATTTAATTTCACCGCCGAACTGGAAAACCAGCTCGACGATATATCTGGCGGACGAATTGAGTGGAAGTCTGTTCTCAAAGACTTCTGGAAGCTGTTCAGTGCGTCTGTTGACGAGACCAAGGAACTCCGCGTTCGGGACGTCCTGAACGCCCTGGACGATCTTCTCGGGCCGCATTTCTTCCCAGAGGTTGAAGGCGGCAAGGACACCCGTATCTGTCCGACCTGCAATGAAGGACGACTGAATCTCAAGCTTGGTAAATTCGGTGCCTTCATCGGTTGTGCCAATTATCCCGAATGCAAATTCACCCGACCTCTTGTGGTCGATACTGGTGAAGAGGGTGATGCCACTAATGCTGGGCCAGTTCTCTTGGGCAAGCACCCAGAACTCGACCTCGACGTCACACTGCGCAAAGGCCCTTATGGTCACTATGTACAGTTGGGTGAAGAAGTCGTTGTCGATAAGAAAAAGAAAAAACCGAAGCGGTCCTCGTTAGCGAAAAATATGGACCCTGCATCGGTCGATCTGGAAAAAGCACTGGCCCTGCTGTCACTTCCCCGCGACGTGGGCTTACACCCTGAGAGCGGCAAAATGATTGCCGCCGCAATTGGACCCTTTGGGCCTTATCTGCGTCACGACAGTCTATTTTATTCGATAAAAGGCGACGACGACGACGTCCTGACGGTTGGGCTAAATCGTGCCGTCACTATCATCGCAGACGCGCCGAAGAAAGTGCCGCCAAAAACTCTTGGTGAGCATCCCAAAGACAAAAAGCCAGTGACGCAACGCAAGGGGCGTTGGGGGCCTTTTGTCCAGCACGGCAAAATTCGCGCGAACATTCCGAAGGATGTAGATGCTGATACGATAACGCTGGAAGAGGCGCTTAAGTTAATCGCTGCAAAAACAAAGGGTGGCAAAAAAGCGCCCGCTAAGAAAGCCGCCGCGAAAAAGAAGACGCCTGCGAAAAAGAAAACTGCGAAAAAGAAACCGGCGAAGTCATCTGCAGCATCTAGTGATTGA